Proteins encoded within one genomic window of Ranitomeya variabilis isolate aRanVar5 chromosome 4, aRanVar5.hap1, whole genome shotgun sequence:
- the CDA gene encoding cytidine deaminase isoform X5, whose amino-acid sequence MGTDQIAGFPITKKMNDGLRFCEDGVHNGPSLRGDGGCGLEPELIQRLIQKSQEAKAFAHCPYSRFRVGAALLSPDGKIFLGCNIENACYTLGICAERTAIQTAVSEGSKKFTAIAIASDVEDEFITPCGACRQVMREFGSEWKIILTKPSGSYVITTLQQLLPMSFGPENLTVK is encoded by the exons ATTGCAGGATTTCCCATCACTAAGAAGATGAATGATGGCTTGCGCTTCTGTGAAGATGGCGTCCATAACGGCCCTTCACTCCGCGGTGACGGTGGCTGCGGCCTGGAGCCCGAACTGATCCAGCGTCTCATCCAGAAGAGCCAAGAAGCCAAAGCCTTCGCCCATTGCCCCTACAGCAGGTTCCGGGTCGGCGCGGCGCTGCTCAGTCCGGACGGGAAGATCTTCCTGG gttGCAATATAGAAAACGCCTGTTACACGCTGGGGATCTGCGCCGAGCGGACCGCCATCCAGACCGCCGTGTCCGAGGGGTCCAAGAAGTTCACCGCCATCGCTATAGCCAG tgacgTGGAAGACGAATTTATAACTCCGTGCGGGGCCTGCAGACAGGTCATGAGGGAG TTTGGCTCGGAATGGAAGATCATCCTCACCAAGCCGAGCGGCTCCTACGTCATCACGACCCTCCAGCAGCTGCTGCCGATGTCCTTTGGACCCGAGAACTTGACCGTGAAATAA
- the AGMAT gene encoding guanidino acid hydrolase, mitochondrial isoform X1 has translation MAKVIAICRAAAPSFRKLHPLWAKASRSVLGTPPDCGSRKLQCPPERGMSGARFNEPLSAEEVARMAGICTMCRLPYQESAEGLDAAFIGVPLDTGTSNRPGARFGPRHIRAESCMVRRYNVSTRAAPYTSLQVADIGDVSVNLYNLPDSCRRIRDAYQKIMAAGCIPLTLGGDHTITYPILQAVAENAGNISPRHGPVGLIHVDAHTDTGEQALGEKIYHGTPFRRCVDEGLLDRQGVVQIGIRGSAYDPERYEFCREQGFRVVLVEDCWFRSLVPLMAEVRQQMGNKPVYLSFDIDGIDPSFAPGTGTPEIAGLTTPQALQIIRGSRGLNLVGCDLVEVAPVYDQSGNTALLAANLLFEMLCALPGVPTY, from the exons ATGGCCAAGGTGATCGCCATCTGCAGAGCCGCCGCTCCAAGCTTCCGAAAACTGCACCCGCTCTGGGCTAAGGCTTCCCGCTCAGTTTTGGGGACCCCGCCGGATTGTGGGAGCAGGAAGCTCCAGTGCCCCCCTGAGCGCGGAATGTCGGGCGCGAGGTTTAACGAGCCGCTGAGCGCTGAAGAGGTGGCGCGAATGGCCGGAATCTGCACCATGTGTCGTCTTCCCTACCAGGAGTCTGCGGAGGGGCTGGACGCAGCGTTTATCGGGGTCCCCCTGGATACAGGCACCTCGAACCGACCCGGAGCAAG GTTTGGACCTCGTCACATCCGAGCAGAATCCTGCATGGTGCGAAGATACAATGTGTCCACCAGGGCGGCGCCATACACCTCGCTGCAGGTGGCGGACATCGGCGATGTCAGTGTGAATCTGTACAACCTGCCGGACAGCTGCCGCCGGATCCGAGACGCCTACCAGAAGATCATGGCGGCAGGCTGCATCCCACTGACCCTGG GTGGAGACCATACCATCACCTACCCCATCCTCCAGGCTGTagctgaaaa CGCAGGTAACATTTCTCCTAGGCACGGACCGGTCGGTCTGATCCACGTGGATGCGCACACCGACACCGGGGAGCAGGCGCTGGGCGAGAAGATCTATCATGGGACCCCGTTCCGCCGCTGTGTGGATGAAGGTCTTCTGGACAGACAGGGAGTCGTGCAGATCGGGATCCGCGGTTCCGCCTACGACCCCGAGAGATACGAATTCTGCCGGGAGCAG GGTTTCCGGGTGGTCCTGGTAGAGGATTGCTGGTTCAGGTCTCTGGTTCCGCTCATGGCAGAAGTGAGGCAACAAATGGGAAACAAACCCGTCTACCTCAGCTTCGACATTGATGGAATTGACCCCTCGTTTGCCCCCGGTACCGGGACCCCGGAGATCGCCGGCCTGACCACCCCCCAG GCGCTGCAGATTATTCGAGGAAGTCGCGGCTTGAACCTCGTGGGCTGTGACCTGGTGGAGGTGGCGCCTGTGTACGATCAGTCAG GTAACACCGCGCTGCTGGCCGCCAATCTGCTGTTTGAGATGCTGTGTGCTCTGCCCGGGGTCCCGACCTACTGA
- the CDA gene encoding cytidine deaminase isoform X4 yields the protein MGNIEAVIAGFPITKKMNDGLRFCEDGVHNGPSLRGDGGCGLEPELIQRLIQKSQEAKAFAHCPYSRFRVGAALLSPDGKIFLGCNIENACYTLGICAERTAIQTAVSEGSKKFTAIAIASDVEDEFITPCGACRQVMREFGSEWKIILTKPSGSYVITTLQQLLPMSFGPENLTVK from the exons ATTGCAGGATTTCCCATCACTAAGAAGATGAATGATGGCTTGCGCTTCTGTGAAGATGGCGTCCATAACGGCCCTTCACTCCGCGGTGACGGTGGCTGCGGCCTGGAGCCCGAACTGATCCAGCGTCTCATCCAGAAGAGCCAAGAAGCCAAAGCCTTCGCCCATTGCCCCTACAGCAGGTTCCGGGTCGGCGCGGCGCTGCTCAGTCCGGACGGGAAGATCTTCCTGG gttGCAATATAGAAAACGCCTGTTACACGCTGGGGATCTGCGCCGAGCGGACCGCCATCCAGACCGCCGTGTCCGAGGGGTCCAAGAAGTTCACCGCCATCGCTATAGCCAG tgacgTGGAAGACGAATTTATAACTCCGTGCGGGGCCTGCAGACAGGTCATGAGGGAG TTTGGCTCGGAATGGAAGATCATCCTCACCAAGCCGAGCGGCTCCTACGTCATCACGACCCTCCAGCAGCTGCTGCCGATGTCCTTTGGACCCGAGAACTTGACCGTGAAATAA
- the AGMAT gene encoding guanidino acid hydrolase, mitochondrial isoform X2, whose protein sequence is MAKVIAICRAAAPSFRKLHPLWAKASRSVLGTPPDCGSRKLQCPPERGMSGARFNEPLSAEEVARMAGICTMCRLPYQESAEGLDAAFIGVPLDTGTSNRPGARFGPRHIRAESCMVRRYNVSTRAAPYTSLQVADIGDVSVNLYNLPDSCRRIRDAYQKIMAAGCIPLTLGGDHTITYPILQAVAEKHGPVGLIHVDAHTDTGEQALGEKIYHGTPFRRCVDEGLLDRQGVVQIGIRGSAYDPERYEFCREQGFRVVLVEDCWFRSLVPLMAEVRQQMGNKPVYLSFDIDGIDPSFAPGTGTPEIAGLTTPQALQIIRGSRGLNLVGCDLVEVAPVYDQSGNTALLAANLLFEMLCALPGVPTY, encoded by the exons ATGGCCAAGGTGATCGCCATCTGCAGAGCCGCCGCTCCAAGCTTCCGAAAACTGCACCCGCTCTGGGCTAAGGCTTCCCGCTCAGTTTTGGGGACCCCGCCGGATTGTGGGAGCAGGAAGCTCCAGTGCCCCCCTGAGCGCGGAATGTCGGGCGCGAGGTTTAACGAGCCGCTGAGCGCTGAAGAGGTGGCGCGAATGGCCGGAATCTGCACCATGTGTCGTCTTCCCTACCAGGAGTCTGCGGAGGGGCTGGACGCAGCGTTTATCGGGGTCCCCCTGGATACAGGCACCTCGAACCGACCCGGAGCAAG GTTTGGACCTCGTCACATCCGAGCAGAATCCTGCATGGTGCGAAGATACAATGTGTCCACCAGGGCGGCGCCATACACCTCGCTGCAGGTGGCGGACATCGGCGATGTCAGTGTGAATCTGTACAACCTGCCGGACAGCTGCCGCCGGATCCGAGACGCCTACCAGAAGATCATGGCGGCAGGCTGCATCCCACTGACCCTGG GTGGAGACCATACCATCACCTACCCCATCCTCCAGGCTGTagctgaaaa GCACGGACCGGTCGGTCTGATCCACGTGGATGCGCACACCGACACCGGGGAGCAGGCGCTGGGCGAGAAGATCTATCATGGGACCCCGTTCCGCCGCTGTGTGGATGAAGGTCTTCTGGACAGACAGGGAGTCGTGCAGATCGGGATCCGCGGTTCCGCCTACGACCCCGAGAGATACGAATTCTGCCGGGAGCAG GGTTTCCGGGTGGTCCTGGTAGAGGATTGCTGGTTCAGGTCTCTGGTTCCGCTCATGGCAGAAGTGAGGCAACAAATGGGAAACAAACCCGTCTACCTCAGCTTCGACATTGATGGAATTGACCCCTCGTTTGCCCCCGGTACCGGGACCCCGGAGATCGCCGGCCTGACCACCCCCCAG GCGCTGCAGATTATTCGAGGAAGTCGCGGCTTGAACCTCGTGGGCTGTGACCTGGTGGAGGTGGCGCCTGTGTACGATCAGTCAG GTAACACCGCGCTGCTGGCCGCCAATCTGCTGTTTGAGATGCTGTGTGCTCTGCCCGGGGTCCCGACCTACTGA
- the CDA gene encoding cytidine deaminase isoform X6: protein MNDGLRFCEDGVHNGPSLRGDGGCGLEPELIQRLIQKSQEAKAFAHCPYSRFRVGAALLSPDGKIFLGCNIENACYTLGICAERTAIQTAVSEGSKKFTAIAIASDVEDEFITPCGACRQVMREFGSEWKIILTKPSGSYVITTLQQLLPMSFGPENLTVK, encoded by the exons ATGAATGATGGCTTGCGCTTCTGTGAAGATGGCGTCCATAACGGCCCTTCACTCCGCGGTGACGGTGGCTGCGGCCTGGAGCCCGAACTGATCCAGCGTCTCATCCAGAAGAGCCAAGAAGCCAAAGCCTTCGCCCATTGCCCCTACAGCAGGTTCCGGGTCGGCGCGGCGCTGCTCAGTCCGGACGGGAAGATCTTCCTGG gttGCAATATAGAAAACGCCTGTTACACGCTGGGGATCTGCGCCGAGCGGACCGCCATCCAGACCGCCGTGTCCGAGGGGTCCAAGAAGTTCACCGCCATCGCTATAGCCAG tgacgTGGAAGACGAATTTATAACTCCGTGCGGGGCCTGCAGACAGGTCATGAGGGAG TTTGGCTCGGAATGGAAGATCATCCTCACCAAGCCGAGCGGCTCCTACGTCATCACGACCCTCCAGCAGCTGCTGCCGATGTCCTTTGGACCCGAGAACTTGACCGTGAAATAA